Within the Streptomyces sp. NBC_00554 genome, the region CATTGCTCACCGTCGCCGACATCGCGGCCACCCGCTTCTACCAGCCGGCCGCGCCGGCCTCGCTGGACCCGGTGGTGACGGCCGACGGTGACCGGCTGCGGATGGAGTCCTTCTCCGGCTGCTGCGGCGCCTACGCCCGCCTCGACGTGCTCGCGCCGGGCCTCGACGGCGACGACGTCGGCCACGGCACGACCAACGTCGACATCAACTCCCCCCTCAGGCGGGCGCTCGCCAGGCTCGGCGGGCTTGATCCACTGCATCTGACGGTCGGACCCGACGAGTTGGCGGTCACCACCTTCGACGGCCGGTTCGTGGAGAAGCAGGTCCCGCTGCCGGAGCGCTGGTTACGCGGCTTCGCCGAGGCACAGGTGCTCGCGACGGGTTTCACCCTGCGCGCCGAGGTACCGGCCGCGGAGGCGGCCGCCTTCCTGCGGACCCTTCCACGGCCCACTCTCCGGTCCAGTGCCCGCACGACGCGCTGGGTGGTGCCCGTGGACGGCCGCACGCTGCGCCCCACGAGCAGGCCGGCGCCGGACGCCGTGTGCCTGCCGGGCCCCGAACGACTGCTGGCGCTCCAGCAGGTGCTGCGGCACGCGACGACCGTGCGGGTGTACGCCCCGGACCTCGCGGAGTCCGACGCGGCGGCCGTCGCCTGGGTGGTCCAACTACCCGGCATGCGGCTGACGTTGATGCTCTCCCAGAACGCCTCGCGGGGGTTCTCCGGCGAGGGCGGCGTACTCCACGACCTCGCCACCGGCACGGCGGCGGACGACGCGGACCTGGTCTCAACGCTGCTGGCCTGGGAGCCGAGGATCGACGTGGCCGAGCTGTCCGGGCAGGCCGGCCTGCCCGCCGACCGGGTGCGCGCCGCGCTGACGGTGCTCGGGGCGTCCGGCCAGGTCGGCTACGACCTCGCGGAGGAGGCGTACTTCCACCGGCACCTGCCGTACGCGGCGGGCGACGCTGAGGCGCGCAACCCCAGGCTGCGGCGTGCTCGGGCACTGGTCGCGGACGGGGCCGTACGGCTGGACGGCGCACTGGCGTCGGTCGGCAGGGGCGACCAGGGCCATCTCGTACGCGCCGACGACACGGGACGACTGAGCTGTACGTGTCTGTGGTGGGCGAAGTACCGGGGCGGACGCGGGCCGTGCACGCACGCGCTCGCCGTGCGCATGGTCCGGGACACGGCGACGGAGGCCGCACGATGAAGCTGATGGAACGTGTGACGGTCGGCGATGTCGCCGGAGTGGTCCGGGAACTGGGTGAGCTGACGCCGGATCAGCGAGGGGCGTGCGCCGCCGAGTTGACAGCCCTGTTCGAGGTCATCGTCCGGCGTGAGAACACGGAGGCGGAGAGGATCGCCCTGTTCGCCGCCCGGCTGGGGTGTCAGGTCACCCCCGAGGCCACGGCGGTCTGGATCCGGACGTACCCGTACTTCACGATGGACACCTGGACGGTGGACCTCTTGGACCTGTACCCCGTCGCATGGCGGACCGAGTTGGTCGCGCACCTCGGCGAACAGGCGACGACTGCCGGCGCGGTGTTCGCGGTCACCGAGCACCTCGTCCGCGACACCGGCTGTCCGCTGCCGGCCTCGCACGAGTTCGTCCTGACCTGGCTGTACGACCGCGCCGACGGCCGGGAGCGGCGCCCGCGGGTGCTGGGCGGAGCACCGGGTGCCGACTTCCTGGAGCGGCTGCGCGCGGACGACTTCACCCCGAAGCTCCTCCCACTGGCCGTGGCCCGACCGGGGCGCCTCCTCTTCGGCTGGCACACGTCTCAACGGCCGCTGGAAGCGCTCATCGGCCTCGCTGCCGAAGGCGTCGTGGACCGTGACGAGCTGATCCACAACCTCTTCGCGGACATGGTCGGCGATCCGCCGCACGGGACGCAGGCGGTGGTCACGCTGGAAGCACTCGCGCTCAGCCCTGCGGAACACGCCGGGGTGGCCCGCGAACGCGCCGCGCTGGTCGACCATCTTCTCGGGCGTCTCCTCGAAGACGGTACGCGCATGGAGATCGCGCCCTTCCTGGTGTTCCTGCGGGCCCTGGCCTCCACACCGGCCGAGAAGGCGCTCGTGGTGAGGGACTACCTGGCGCTGCTCGACCGGTCGTTGCCGGTGGCCACCTACGCCCAGGAGGTCCTGACCGGCCTTGACGAGGCCGGGCTGCTGGAGCCCGGGTTGTTCACCGAGACGTGCGAACGGGTCCTGCTCCGCCCGGAGAAGAAACTGGTGCGCGCACAGCTCGGCTGGCTCGGCCGGGTGGCGCGGCGGGATCCGGCGCGGGCGGGCCGGGTACTGGTCGACGCGGCGACGACGTTCGGCCACCGCGAGATGACACTGCAGGAGCAGGCGCTCAAGCTGGTCGCGAAACATCTCAAGGCCGCCGACGACTCGGTGCTGCCGGAGCTTCGGACGGCCGCCGAACAGCTCAGCCCGGGGCTGTCGGCGCGGGCCGCCGAACTGCTCGGCACGGCCCAGGGCACCGTCACCGAGCCGTACGCCGACGTACTGCCCTCCGTTCCCGAACCCCGCCCGGTGCCGGGTCCCATCTCGACGGCCGCCGAGGTCGCGCAGGAGCTCGCGGCGGTCGTCGCGAACGACAGGGACGTGGTGGCGTTCGAACGCGCCCTGGACGGACTGGTCCGGCACGCCCACCTCGACCGGACCGCACTGGCCCAGGCGCTGAAGCCGGTCATGCGCAGGGAACCGAAAAGCCATGTCGACTGGGTGCAGTCCGACCTCTACGACGTGGCGAGCGCGGTGCGGGGCGACGAGCCGAGGAGACGGGCCGTGATGATGCGGCGGGCCGTCCACGTCACGCAGACCGGCCCGAGCCCCACCTACTCCCTGGCGGGCTCGATGCTCGCGGCACGCCTGACCGAGGCGATGGACGTCATCGAGTCCGGTGCACAGCCGTTCCTCCTTGCCGTGCCGACCCTCGCCACCGGCGCGCTGGACGCCGCCGTACTGGTGGAGCGGATCTCGGCGCTCGACGAACTCGGTGTCACCCCCGCGCCGGTCGACCTGGCACAGGCTCTGTTGCGCGCCACCCCGACATCGGACGAGCAGGTGCTGAGTGCAGCCGAGGCTCTCGGTTCCGACGCCGGACAGCGGCTGGCACGCTGGCTGCGCGAGGGCGGCCCGGCGCACCAGGATTCGGAACCGAAGGGGTGGCCCCACTGCAAGCCGCCGAAGCCCGCGTCGCAGGGGTGGTGGACGCCCGTGCGGCCCGGAGTGGTCATCGATCCCCCGCTCCCGCCGGTCGCCGCGGCCCTGATCGGGCCGTACGTCGGCAACCGGGGGCTGGCCGACCCGATGGCACCCTTCTGGGTGGCGCAACTCCCGCACCACCGCGATGAGTTGATGGCCCGCGACTACTTCGAGCCGCGCGTGTCCCAGCGAGGGTGGCCCCGCAACCTGCCGTTCGTCGTGGAGTCCGGCGGCCCGGCGGGCTACTCGGTGCACCTCGCCCTGGCGTTCGGACTGCTCTGGGAACCGGAAAGCGACTCGGCGGTGGACGCCATGCTGGTACTCGCCGCACGGCGGCAGCTGGACGCAGGACTGCTCGGACGACAGCTCGAGGCGCTGCTGAACCACGGGTTGCCCCACGCGGACAAGGCAGGCGGCTCGCTGCGGGCCGCCGCCGAGACGGGCGCCTACGCCACCGTGTGGTCCGTACTCGAAGCCGCCCTGCCCGGCCTGCTGCGCGACACCCCGGTCCGGGGCACGGCGGCCCTGCTGGCACTCGCCGTCGAGTGCGCTTCGCGCTGCGCGGCCAAGGGAGAGATCGCCGAGGTCACGGCGGTGGCCGGGCGCAGCACGTCGAGCCAGACGGTGAAGAACGCCAGGTTGCTGCGTGACGCGTTGCGCTGAGGGGACGCGGGAACGGTCCCGCCCGATTTCGGGCGGGACCGTCGCCACGGCTACCGGGCGGCCGGTGCTCCGTCGGACGCCAGGCCCGATGCCGACGCCGGGGCGTAGCCGACGGGCCGGGTGGTGAACACTCCCCGGCCCTGCGTCCGGCTGCGCAGCCGGGTCGCGTAACCGAACAGCTCGGCCAGCGGCACGGTGGCGGTGATCACCACCGTGCCCGTGCCCGCCCCGCCTCGTGCCGTCGAGCCGGAGACCCGGCCGCGCCGGGCGGCCAGGTCGCCGAGCACCCCGCCGACGGCGTCGTCGGGCGCGGTGACCGTGACCTCGACCACCGGTTCCAGGAGGACCACCGCGCAGGCGCGCAGTGCCTCCCGGAGCGCGAGCCGCCCGGCCGTCCGGAACGCCATCTCCGAGGAGTCCTTCGGATGGGTCGCGCCGTCGGTCAGGACGACGCGCAGCCCCGTCACCGGATGACCGCCGAGCGGCCCTTCGCCCAGCGCGTCCCGGCAACCGGCCTCCACGGCCCGGACGTACTCCTGCGGTACGCGTCCACCGACGACGACCGACCGGAACTCGAAGCCCGTCGCACTGTCACCGGCCGTGCCCGAGGGGACCGGCAGCGGTTCCACGTCGAGGACGACATGCGCGAACTGCCCGGCGCCACCGTCC harbors:
- a CDS encoding SWIM zinc finger family protein, translated to MTSHIQSYAYLHPSAVHESTAGRRTLALETSGGATPAGEAANPQLFSGFLTAPAAAAAALLTVADIAATRFYQPAAPASLDPVVTADGDRLRMESFSGCCGAYARLDVLAPGLDGDDVGHGTTNVDINSPLRRALARLGGLDPLHLTVGPDELAVTTFDGRFVEKQVPLPERWLRGFAEAQVLATGFTLRAEVPAAEAAAFLRTLPRPTLRSSARTTRWVVPVDGRTLRPTSRPAPDAVCLPGPERLLALQQVLRHATTVRVYAPDLAESDAAAVAWVVQLPGMRLTLMLSQNASRGFSGEGGVLHDLATGTAADDADLVSTLLAWEPRIDVAELSGQAGLPADRVRAALTVLGASGQVGYDLAEEAYFHRHLPYAAGDAEARNPRLRRARALVADGAVRLDGALASVGRGDQGHLVRADDTGRLSCTCLWWAKYRGGRGPCTHALAVRMVRDTATEAAR
- a CDS encoding DUF6493 family protein yields the protein MERVTVGDVAGVVRELGELTPDQRGACAAELTALFEVIVRRENTEAERIALFAARLGCQVTPEATAVWIRTYPYFTMDTWTVDLLDLYPVAWRTELVAHLGEQATTAGAVFAVTEHLVRDTGCPLPASHEFVLTWLYDRADGRERRPRVLGGAPGADFLERLRADDFTPKLLPLAVARPGRLLFGWHTSQRPLEALIGLAAEGVVDRDELIHNLFADMVGDPPHGTQAVVTLEALALSPAEHAGVARERAALVDHLLGRLLEDGTRMEIAPFLVFLRALASTPAEKALVVRDYLALLDRSLPVATYAQEVLTGLDEAGLLEPGLFTETCERVLLRPEKKLVRAQLGWLGRVARRDPARAGRVLVDAATTFGHREMTLQEQALKLVAKHLKAADDSVLPELRTAAEQLSPGLSARAAELLGTAQGTVTEPYADVLPSVPEPRPVPGPISTAAEVAQELAAVVANDRDVVAFERALDGLVRHAHLDRTALAQALKPVMRREPKSHVDWVQSDLYDVASAVRGDEPRRRAVMMRRAVHVTQTGPSPTYSLAGSMLAARLTEAMDVIESGAQPFLLAVPTLATGALDAAVLVERISALDELGVTPAPVDLAQALLRATPTSDEQVLSAAEALGSDAGQRLARWLREGGPAHQDSEPKGWPHCKPPKPASQGWWTPVRPGVVIDPPLPPVAAALIGPYVGNRGLADPMAPFWVAQLPHHRDELMARDYFEPRVSQRGWPRNLPFVVESGGPAGYSVHLALAFGLLWEPESDSAVDAMLVLAARRQLDAGLLGRQLEALLNHGLPHADKAGGSLRAAAETGAYATVWSVLEAALPGLLRDTPVRGTAALLALAVECASRCAAKGEIAEVTAVAGRSTSSQTVKNARLLRDALR